A genomic segment from Candidatus Methylomirabilis limnetica encodes:
- a CDS encoding pyrroloquinoline quinone-dependent dehydrogenase, with protein sequence MKTLFRCLLFGVGVFNLVAVAMAADGVDDKRLLSAHTDNSNWLTYGHGYSNQRYSELDDINRDNVKRLVPRWIYQTGIPGTFQTNPLIADGIMYLSTPYNHVVALDAVTGKMKWRYEHKLTTEELCCGPTNRGVAMGYGKIYMITVDARLIALDMNTGAVLWDVPVADPNAGARESLDFLAEADTLKTWKVIGWTGFSGNMAPLVFDGQVIIGVTGAGYGLTLRATTGGDPHAVVGIAGEDQGLRAFVSAYDAGSGKLRWRWYSTPTQGWEGKFSGQTAAGDSLERDLKAEKAALPKYADAWKRGGGSVWTHPALDPAAGLLYVGTGNPAPQMDDSTRPGDNLYTSSLVALDARTGQLKWYFQEVPHDVWNYDVASPPILIDTMHNGRLTPAVAQAGKTGWLYVLNRLTGKLLSRSEPFVPQHNIFRRPTRDGIVISPGLVGGNDWSPAAYNPQTGWIYVAAVHMPTKYTVHDVPPEKRKPGLSDIYVTATSAEESGTGRLSAIDPASGKIQWQVHTDKPLVGGVATSAGGLVFVGESNGQFTARDARDGSLLWQFNTGAGVNAPPVIYKAGGKQFIVVAAGGHQKFQFPLGDAVIAFGLPEN encoded by the coding sequence ATGAAGACGTTATTTCGTTGCCTTCTATTTGGGGTAGGTGTTTTTAATCTTGTGGCAGTAGCTATGGCCGCGGACGGGGTGGACGACAAGCGTCTCTTGTCTGCGCATACCGATAACAGTAACTGGTTGACCTATGGACATGGCTACAGTAATCAACGGTACTCTGAACTTGATGACATTAATCGCGATAACGTGAAACGGCTGGTCCCCCGCTGGATCTACCAGACCGGGATACCGGGCACGTTTCAAACCAATCCGCTGATTGCCGACGGGATCATGTACCTCAGCACACCCTATAACCACGTCGTTGCCCTGGACGCCGTGACTGGGAAGATGAAATGGCGTTACGAGCACAAGCTCACGACAGAGGAATTGTGTTGTGGGCCTACTAATCGTGGTGTGGCGATGGGTTACGGTAAGATTTACATGATTACCGTCGACGCCCGCCTGATCGCTCTCGACATGAACACCGGGGCCGTACTATGGGATGTGCCGGTTGCGGATCCCAACGCCGGCGCGCGGGAGTCGCTGGATTTTCTGGCGGAGGCCGATACCTTGAAAACATGGAAAGTCATCGGCTGGACAGGTTTTTCCGGAAACATGGCACCGCTGGTATTTGATGGACAGGTGATCATTGGCGTCACTGGCGCCGGGTACGGCCTCACGCTGAGGGCAACCACGGGAGGTGATCCGCATGCGGTGGTAGGGATTGCCGGGGAAGACCAGGGTCTGCGGGCTTTTGTATCAGCATATGACGCCGGCAGCGGAAAGTTGCGCTGGCGCTGGTATTCCACACCCACGCAGGGTTGGGAAGGAAAATTCTCTGGCCAGACCGCTGCGGGTGACTCGCTGGAACGCGACCTGAAAGCGGAGAAAGCCGCACTGCCCAAATACGCAGATGCCTGGAAGAGAGGTGGTGGTTCGGTGTGGACCCATCCCGCTCTGGATCCGGCCGCGGGGTTGCTTTATGTCGGCACCGGCAATCCGGCGCCGCAAATGGATGACTCTACCCGTCCCGGCGACAATCTCTACACGTCTTCGCTGGTTGCCCTGGATGCCCGGACCGGCCAGCTGAAATGGTACTTCCAGGAGGTTCCTCACGATGTGTGGAACTATGATGTGGCAAGCCCTCCGATCCTCATCGATACCATGCATAACGGCCGTCTCACGCCTGCCGTGGCCCAGGCCGGCAAGACTGGTTGGCTGTATGTCCTCAACCGCCTGACCGGTAAGTTGTTATCACGGTCAGAGCCGTTCGTGCCACAGCATAATATTTTCCGGCGCCCGACACGGGATGGGATCGTGATTTCCCCTGGTTTGGTCGGGGGTAACGACTGGTCTCCCGCCGCCTATAACCCGCAGACCGGTTGGATCTATGTCGCGGCGGTGCACATGCCGACTAAATACACCGTACACGATGTACCACCTGAAAAGCGTAAGCCGGGATTAAGCGACATCTACGTTACAGCAACCAGCGCCGAGGAGTCCGGTACGGGCAGGTTAAGTGCCATCGATCCCGCTTCCGGAAAGATTCAATGGCAGGTACACACCGATAAACCCCTGGTAGGAGGGGTAGCGACGAGCGCGGGGGGATTGGTGTTTGTGGGAGAAAGCAATGGTCAATTTACCGCCCGTGACGCACGCGACGGCAGCTTGTTGTGGCAGTTCAACACGGGG